From a single Alloactinosynnema sp. L-07 genomic region:
- a CDS encoding head-tail adaptor protein, whose product MQLPHRLTVVNPVEVMDAYGNPVPELHYGSAASLRTVYAHMQPLASTEHAEPGRAAVVSRWRVWAIEPIGPQERVEWRGMVFEVDGEPLVFTPRFGHTHFEIVLRRVEG is encoded by the coding sequence ATGCAACTGCCGCACCGGCTCACCGTGGTCAACCCGGTCGAAGTCATGGACGCCTACGGCAACCCGGTCCCGGAGTTGCACTACGGGTCGGCGGCGTCGCTGCGCACCGTCTACGCCCACATGCAACCGCTGGCCTCCACCGAGCACGCCGAGCCCGGCCGGGCCGCGGTGGTGTCGCGGTGGCGGGTGTGGGCGATCGAGCCGATCGGCCCTCAGGAGCGGGTGGAGTGGCGCGGCATGGTCTTCGAGGTCGACGGGGAGCCGCTGGTGTTCACGCCGCGGTTCGGGCACACGCACTTCGAGATCGTCTTGCGCCGGGTTGAGGGGTGA
- a CDS encoding Gp19/Gp15/Gp42 family protein has product MPSHPPLATVVDVQARTDVAFTPEQQSRVAVLIADATALVHARVPGLSSPAPPTAVGVISTAVLRALATPPDGNASETIGAYTRTAAHAGGGLYLTEDELDLLRPPASSAGGAFSIWTA; this is encoded by the coding sequence ATGCCGTCGCATCCTCCCTTGGCCACAGTGGTCGATGTCCAGGCTCGCACCGACGTCGCGTTTACCCCGGAGCAACAGTCTCGGGTCGCGGTTCTGATCGCCGACGCCACCGCCCTCGTCCACGCGCGAGTGCCGGGCCTGTCGTCCCCCGCCCCGCCCACGGCGGTCGGGGTGATCTCTACGGCCGTGCTGCGGGCGTTGGCGACTCCGCCGGACGGCAATGCCTCGGAGACGATCGGTGCCTACACGCGCACGGCCGCGCACGCCGGGGGCGGGCTCTATCTCACCGAGGACGAACTGGATCTGCTGCGCCCGCCCGCTTCCAGCGCGGGTGGGGCGTTCTCGATCTGGACCGCTTGA
- a CDS encoding HEPN domain-containing protein — MASIIGELKSTLSTVYVDTARAVLHRLERAGVPQTIDAERAVFQRLSSTQSAARYESSSENVLTAPPSLMPEGPWLGDQEMVAVRACSAKLAEHAAASLPYWAPFPAPVGPLLGPGVGVPQYAEDASGWVARMIVAPALYHHLALLPRVDQADDATARAFAEDVLAVVTATDLRYLVTLPFSGIYMGESDPITVGDVTVRSLSSVEQGAIFQQRARFTSLMLDFGEVPYSALELRVSGPRTEQHLTVCDRIPALTTAFQLHGYEISGRFAIERSDPPWVRDGQGHFPSGLPRRSWPADADAEFSANDLEAIVKTAKLLERHHVSEPASAQDLALHRFAAGLARESHADGVVDFTIALEALLLPYDENARHGDLGYRFRVHGAHYLAEDPAERRDVWKQLKGIYETRSRLVHGGKYPVKGEIVKIHDLARDFARRGLLRALVEGFPTSQMFTDMALS; from the coding sequence GTGGCGTCCATCATCGGCGAGCTTAAATCCACCCTGTCAACGGTGTACGTGGATACGGCGAGGGCAGTTCTCCATCGTCTCGAACGCGCCGGTGTTCCGCAGACGATTGATGCCGAACGTGCTGTCTTCCAGCGGTTGAGTTCAACCCAGTCGGCCGCCAGATACGAGTCAAGTTCCGAAAATGTCCTCACGGCACCTCCATCGCTGATGCCGGAAGGACCCTGGCTCGGCGATCAGGAGATGGTCGCGGTGCGAGCGTGTTCGGCGAAGCTCGCCGAACACGCTGCTGCGTCCCTTCCGTACTGGGCACCGTTTCCCGCCCCGGTTGGACCGCTGCTCGGTCCCGGTGTTGGCGTTCCACAGTACGCGGAGGACGCATCCGGATGGGTTGCACGGATGATTGTTGCGCCTGCCCTCTATCACCACCTGGCGCTACTTCCCCGTGTCGATCAAGCCGATGACGCAACCGCGCGAGCATTCGCTGAGGACGTCCTCGCGGTCGTGACCGCGACCGACCTCCGTTACCTTGTCACATTGCCGTTCAGTGGCATCTACATGGGCGAATCGGACCCGATCACCGTCGGGGACGTCACTGTCCGCTCCTTATCGTCCGTTGAGCAGGGCGCAATCTTCCAGCAACGCGCCCGATTCACGTCACTGATGCTTGACTTTGGGGAAGTGCCATACTCCGCGCTGGAGTTGCGCGTCTCGGGACCCCGCACCGAGCAACACCTGACCGTGTGCGATCGCATACCGGCGTTGACGACCGCATTCCAATTGCACGGCTACGAAATTTCAGGTCGGTTCGCGATCGAACGCTCCGATCCGCCGTGGGTACGCGACGGTCAGGGACATTTCCCGTCGGGCTTGCCACGACGGTCGTGGCCCGCAGACGCCGATGCGGAGTTCTCAGCGAATGATCTTGAGGCGATTGTCAAGACGGCCAAGTTGCTTGAGCGCCACCATGTGAGTGAGCCAGCGTCGGCCCAAGACTTGGCCCTGCATCGTTTCGCGGCAGGGCTGGCACGTGAGAGTCACGCCGACGGGGTGGTCGACTTCACGATCGCGTTGGAGGCGCTCCTACTTCCCTACGATGAGAACGCGCGGCATGGGGACCTTGGCTACCGGTTTCGGGTGCACGGTGCTCACTATCTGGCAGAGGACCCAGCCGAACGGCGAGACGTCTGGAAGCAGTTGAAGGGCATCTATGAGACGCGAAGCCGACTAGTGCACGGCGGCAAATACCCTGTCAAGGGCGAGATCGTGAAGATCCACGATCTCGCTCGTGACTTCGCCCGCCGGGGACTCTTGCGGGCGCTTGTGGAGGGCTTTCCGACCTCGCAGATGTTCACCGACATGGCATTGAGCTGA
- a CDS encoding DUF5309 family protein, with amino-acid sequence MPGVAAIANTFNAPNFVGELFALTPADTPFLSAIGGLTGGKRANGIVHTWSVYDLRPPDPNRQRVEGADAPAAETRVRGQDRNVLEIHQETVGVTYTRQATQNMFAATGSAHPNAAAIGGTNAVSTEMDWQTRIALVQIARDVEASFVTGTFQEPSTNSTARKTRGILAATVTNVITNAAPTALTEKMVLDLLQKVWENGGIQVSETAALMCNAWQKRKLTDEFITKKNYREETRNVAGVAVTTIETDFGRLAVMLNRHMPSDTVSAVSLDQCAPIFLETPGKGFLFSEPLAKTGAKDTAQIYGEIGLEYGPEIAHGKITGLATS; translated from the coding sequence ATGCCTGGTGTGGCCGCTATCGCCAACACCTTCAACGCCCCCAACTTCGTGGGCGAACTGTTCGCCCTGACCCCCGCCGACACCCCATTCCTGTCCGCCATCGGCGGCCTGACCGGTGGCAAGCGCGCCAACGGGATCGTCCACACCTGGTCCGTGTACGACCTGCGCCCGCCGGACCCCAACCGGCAGCGGGTGGAAGGCGCCGACGCCCCGGCCGCCGAGACCAGGGTGCGCGGGCAGGACCGCAACGTCCTGGAGATCCACCAGGAAACCGTCGGCGTCACCTACACCCGGCAGGCCACGCAGAACATGTTCGCCGCCACCGGCTCCGCCCACCCCAACGCCGCCGCGATCGGCGGCACCAACGCCGTGTCGACCGAGATGGACTGGCAGACCCGCATCGCCCTGGTCCAGATCGCCCGCGACGTCGAAGCCAGCTTCGTCACCGGCACCTTCCAGGAACCCTCGACCAACAGCACCGCCCGCAAGACCCGCGGCATCCTCGCCGCCACCGTCACCAACGTCATCACCAACGCCGCCCCCACCGCGCTGACCGAGAAGATGGTCCTCGACCTCTTGCAGAAGGTGTGGGAGAACGGCGGCATCCAGGTCTCCGAGACCGCCGCGCTCATGTGCAACGCCTGGCAGAAACGCAAGCTCACCGACGAGTTCATCACCAAGAAGAACTACCGCGAGGAAACCCGCAACGTCGCAGGCGTCGCCGTCACCACCATCGAAACCGACTTCGGGCGGCTCGCGGTGATGCTCAACCGGCACATGCCCTCCGACACCGTCTCAGCCGTGTCCCTGGACCAGTGCGCCCCGATCTTCCTGGAAACGCCCGGCAAGGGCTTCCTGTTCTCCGAACCACTGGCAAAGACCGGCGCCAAGGACACCGCCCAGATCTACGGCGAGATCGGCCTGGAGTACGGACCCGAGATCGCCCACGGCAAGATCACCGGACTCGCCACCAGCTAA
- a CDS encoding helix-turn-helix domain-containing protein, whose protein sequence is MTKNLVSFGQFIRRQREKLGLTQAQLAARVGRAQVTVSEWERGVAQPSDLRALADALEMELDALGHALKAAFIANDDVEEALQRQTLLTQKEIDALILIYRGLLAGKVN, encoded by the coding sequence ATGACTAAGAACCTGGTTTCGTTTGGACAGTTCATCCGCAGGCAGCGTGAGAAGTTGGGGCTTACGCAGGCCCAACTCGCTGCACGGGTTGGCCGTGCGCAGGTGACGGTCTCGGAGTGGGAGCGCGGAGTTGCGCAACCGTCCGACCTGCGGGCACTTGCTGATGCGTTGGAGATGGAGCTTGACGCCTTGGGCCACGCGCTAAAGGCTGCCTTCATCGCAAACGACGACGTCGAGGAGGCACTTCAACGTCAAACCCTGCTAACCCAGAAGGAGATCGACGCGCTGATCTTGATCTATCGGGGTCTTCTCGCCGGAAAGGTCAACTAG
- a CDS encoding phage portal protein: protein MATDLDLPAGTWITRLATQHNGQIPDLERHDAYYEGEQSLSYMHPELLRRLDGRVRQVVVNWPELVVDSLDERLDVTGFRLGGRDAADRDLWRIWQANRLDLHAQQAHIDALVTGRAFAIVGTNEDDEQTPLVTVESPLEVHAELDPRTRRVRAALKRWSDDEAAPGTSSQVASHATLYLPDTTIWFTSADGGKAWTETDRDDHNLGVVPVVPLVNRPRTSRRRGKPVTLGRSELASVIPLSDAACKIATDMMVSAEFHAMPRRYALGFDQDDFVDAQGNPLTPWQAVAGVLWASPKSPKEDGVAVGQFPEADLSNFHNTLNALARLVASLSGLPPHFLGYATENPASADGIRSSEGRHIKRAERRQRSFGDGWEQVMRLVLLVRDGVVPPEALRMETMWVDAATPTFAAQADAVTKLYAADKLLPRRASRRALGYSDAQILDMEAEDRDAYTRVVGGDQAAEFGPKPTRDTDPDAPADPVDVSARPSPPTFQAPLGR, encoded by the coding sequence GTGGCGACCGACCTCGACCTCCCCGCCGGCACGTGGATCACCCGGCTGGCCACCCAGCACAACGGGCAGATACCCGACCTGGAACGGCACGACGCCTACTACGAGGGCGAGCAGTCGCTGTCGTACATGCACCCGGAGTTGCTGCGCCGCCTCGACGGCCGCGTCCGCCAAGTGGTGGTGAACTGGCCCGAGTTGGTCGTGGACTCGTTGGATGAGCGGTTGGACGTGACCGGGTTCCGGCTCGGCGGCCGCGACGCCGCCGACCGGGATCTGTGGCGGATCTGGCAGGCCAACCGGCTGGACCTGCACGCCCAACAGGCGCACATCGACGCGTTGGTGACCGGGCGGGCGTTCGCGATCGTCGGCACCAACGAGGACGACGAGCAGACGCCATTGGTGACGGTGGAGTCGCCGTTGGAGGTGCACGCCGAACTCGACCCGCGCACCCGCCGCGTCCGCGCGGCGTTGAAACGCTGGTCCGACGACGAGGCCGCCCCGGGCACCTCCTCCCAGGTCGCCTCGCACGCCACCCTGTACCTGCCGGACACCACGATCTGGTTCACCTCCGCCGATGGCGGCAAGGCGTGGACCGAGACCGACCGCGACGACCACAACCTCGGCGTCGTCCCTGTGGTGCCGTTGGTGAACCGGCCGCGCACCAGCCGCCGCCGAGGCAAGCCGGTCACACTCGGCCGGTCGGAGCTGGCCAGCGTGATCCCGCTGTCGGACGCCGCGTGCAAGATCGCCACCGACATGATGGTGTCCGCGGAATTCCACGCGATGCCACGCCGGTACGCGCTCGGGTTCGATCAAGACGATTTCGTTGACGCACAAGGCAATCCGCTCACGCCGTGGCAGGCGGTGGCCGGGGTGCTGTGGGCCTCGCCCAAGAGCCCCAAGGAAGACGGGGTCGCGGTCGGCCAGTTCCCCGAGGCCGATTTATCCAACTTCCACAACACGTTGAACGCACTGGCGCGGCTCGTGGCGTCGCTATCGGGGTTGCCGCCGCACTTCCTCGGCTACGCCACCGAGAACCCCGCCTCCGCCGACGGCATCCGCTCCTCGGAAGGACGACACATCAAGCGCGCGGAGCGGCGGCAACGCTCGTTCGGCGACGGGTGGGAGCAGGTCATGCGCCTGGTCCTGCTCGTCCGCGACGGTGTGGTGCCGCCGGAGGCGTTGCGGATGGAGACCATGTGGGTCGACGCCGCCACCCCGACCTTCGCCGCCCAAGCCGACGCGGTCACCAAGCTCTACGCCGCCGACAAGCTGCTCCCGCGCCGCGCCTCCCGCCGCGCCCTGGGCTACTCGGACGCGCAGATCCTCGACATGGAAGCCGAGGACCGCGACGCCTACACCCGCGTCGTCGGCGGCGACCAGGCCGCCGAGTTCGGCCCCAAACCCACCCGCGACACCGACCCCGACGCGCCCGCCGACCCGGTCGACGTCTCGGCGCGGCCGAGCCCGCCGACGTTCCAGGCACCGCTTGGGAGGTGA
- a CDS encoding terminase large subunit: MCGRTFDGRTCRKRGDHFCKPRADHAQAFAEEICVHTKDRWARTPFILAEWQREDIVRPLFGEVRWDEEASCYVRRFRIAWVEIARKNGKSELLAFVALYMLCGDGVESAEVYGCARDTDQAKLVFNVAARMVALSPVLSRRLRVIEHSARIVDEKTNSVYVVVPADALGNLGSNPSCVIFDEVLTQPNGDFWTAMRTGMGTRLEPLLIAATTAGNDPTSFAKAEHDECVKIADAPARAPHRFVYLRNLPEDADPWDETNWHYANPALGDFLSLAALREEALEARNDPARENAFRQFRLNQWVAQASRWMPMHLYTACVGTPASDPERLRDQLAKRPAWGGLDLASKLDLTAWCLIVPDGIDGHPSALWRFWLPEAAVTFLDERTDRRVSQWVDAGWITTTEGEVIDYDVIEADIVGDTGLLRVADISYDEWSGEPVRQRLERRTGVPMYPVPQTYKGMTHGMTELMALTKSRGWSHHGNPVAAFCFDSVEVRHPAGEPDLIRPDKPERGKTGKRIDAVPTAAMAVSGWRLRGQKVRKSSRMVVMG, translated from the coding sequence GTGTGCGGCCGGACCTTCGACGGCCGCACCTGCCGCAAGCGCGGCGACCATTTCTGCAAGCCGCGGGCCGATCACGCGCAGGCGTTCGCCGAGGAGATCTGCGTCCACACCAAGGACCGGTGGGCGCGCACCCCGTTCATCCTCGCGGAGTGGCAGCGCGAGGACATCGTGCGCCCGCTGTTCGGCGAGGTCCGCTGGGACGAGGAAGCCTCCTGCTACGTGCGGCGGTTCCGCATCGCGTGGGTCGAGATCGCCCGCAAGAACGGCAAGTCCGAACTTCTCGCCTTCGTCGCCCTCTACATGCTGTGCGGGGACGGCGTCGAGTCCGCCGAGGTCTACGGCTGCGCACGCGACACCGACCAAGCGAAGCTCGTGTTCAACGTCGCCGCCCGCATGGTCGCCCTCTCCCCAGTCCTGTCCCGCCGCCTGCGGGTGATCGAGCACTCGGCGCGGATCGTGGACGAGAAGACCAACAGCGTCTACGTCGTCGTCCCCGCCGACGCACTTGGCAACCTCGGCTCCAACCCCTCGTGCGTGATCTTCGACGAGGTCCTGACCCAGCCCAACGGCGACTTCTGGACCGCGATGCGCACCGGCATGGGCACCCGCCTCGAACCACTGCTCATCGCCGCCACCACCGCGGGCAACGACCCGACATCCTTCGCGAAAGCCGAGCACGACGAGTGCGTCAAGATCGCCGACGCCCCAGCAAGGGCGCCGCACCGGTTCGTGTACCTACGGAACCTGCCCGAGGACGCCGACCCGTGGGACGAGACGAACTGGCACTACGCCAACCCCGCCCTCGGCGACTTCCTCTCCCTCGCCGCCCTCCGCGAAGAGGCCCTGGAGGCACGCAACGACCCGGCGCGGGAGAACGCGTTCCGGCAGTTCCGGCTCAATCAGTGGGTCGCCCAGGCGTCCCGCTGGATGCCGATGCACCTCTACACCGCGTGCGTCGGCACACCCGCGTCCGACCCGGAGCGGCTGCGCGACCAGTTGGCGAAGCGCCCGGCATGGGGCGGGCTCGACCTCGCGTCCAAGCTCGACCTGACCGCGTGGTGTCTGATCGTCCCAGACGGCATCGACGGGCACCCGTCCGCATTGTGGCGGTTCTGGCTGCCCGAAGCTGCGGTGACCTTCCTCGATGAGCGCACCGACCGGCGCGTGTCCCAGTGGGTCGACGCCGGGTGGATCACCACGACCGAGGGCGAAGTCATCGACTACGACGTCATCGAGGCCGACATCGTCGGCGACACCGGCCTGCTCCGCGTCGCGGACATCTCCTACGACGAGTGGTCAGGCGAACCCGTCCGCCAGCGGTTGGAACGGCGCACGGGTGTGCCGATGTACCCGGTGCCGCAGACCTACAAGGGCATGACCCACGGGATGACCGAACTGATGGCCCTGACCAAGTCGCGTGGCTGGTCGCACCACGGCAACCCGGTCGCGGCGTTCTGCTTCGACTCCGTCGAGGTCCGCCACCCGGCCGGGGAGCCAGACCTGATCCGGCCGGACAAGCCCGAGCGCGGCAAGACCGGCAAACGCATCGACGCCGTCCCCACGGCCGCGATGGCGGTGTCGGGGTGGCGGCTGCGCGGGCAGAAGGTCCGCAAGTCGTCGCGGATGGTGGTGATGGGATGA
- a CDS encoding phage terminase small subunit P27 family: protein MLHGDRKDRINAAEPTPPELEIICPDWASDAARAIWERLAPGLTDRGVLTVWDTDAFLVLCEALARYRSATQLVNGSALLVQGGAGLMKNPALQVQADAERVFLQFAARFGLTPSDRQAIKVEVAHDATGQGANRLLS from the coding sequence GTGCTTCACGGCGACCGCAAGGACCGCATCAACGCTGCGGAACCGACTCCTCCTGAGCTGGAGATCATCTGCCCGGACTGGGCATCCGACGCCGCCCGCGCCATCTGGGAGCGGCTAGCCCCAGGTCTGACCGACCGCGGCGTCCTGACCGTGTGGGACACCGACGCGTTCCTGGTGCTGTGTGAGGCGCTGGCCCGCTACCGGTCGGCGACGCAGCTCGTGAATGGGTCGGCGTTGCTGGTGCAGGGTGGGGCGGGGTTGATGAAGAACCCGGCGCTGCAGGTCCAGGCAGACGCCGAGCGCGTGTTCCTCCAGTTCGCCGCCCGCTTCGGCCTCACCCCGTCTGATCGGCAGGCGATCAAGGTCGAGGTGGCCCATGACGCCACCGGCCAAGGCGCCAACCGCCTCCTCAGCTAA
- a CDS encoding DUF932 domain-containing protein translates to MAHELEIGQDGTAAFVSANTPAWHRLGTVADGPMSVADALSMAKLDNWDVRMVPLMAAVPGTQCRDCAVDLGKPHDDLCPTGMEDGETTDAGRVVDAFDTEIPLGVPHHRAVVRTSPFTGKPEVLSAGGLDYTPISNELMGETLAAILDQSGAIIDTAGSLRGGLDTFITARLPKGILVGGVDQIELNLAGLNYFQPGRSSEFLVTPVRVVCANTQAAALGHHQSRWAFRHSPSAPARVAEAREALKITFDYADAFHAEAEKMIKETLAIKKFEALCREIWPKPADDARGDVKDRDDQLTTELLSIFKGDTNSNIRKGNRGNHWTGFQTIAEYVDHFAPVRGEAPDAARIRAERAMLGRGRDVKHQAFKLFQVAG, encoded by the coding sequence ATGGCTCATGAACTTGAGATTGGGCAGGATGGGACTGCCGCCTTTGTGTCCGCCAATACCCCCGCCTGGCACCGGTTGGGCACCGTGGCCGATGGGCCGATGTCCGTAGCCGATGCCCTGTCCATGGCCAAGCTGGACAACTGGGATGTCCGCATGGTGCCGCTCATGGCCGCCGTTCCCGGTACCCAGTGCCGTGACTGTGCCGTGGACCTGGGCAAGCCGCATGATGACCTGTGCCCGACCGGCATGGAGGATGGGGAGACCACCGACGCGGGCCGCGTGGTCGACGCGTTCGACACCGAGATCCCGCTCGGGGTGCCGCACCACCGGGCCGTGGTCCGCACCTCCCCCTTCACCGGGAAGCCGGAAGTCCTCTCCGCCGGGGGGCTCGACTACACCCCGATCAGCAATGAGCTGATGGGTGAGACCCTGGCCGCCATCCTCGACCAGTCCGGGGCGATCATCGACACCGCCGGATCGTTGCGGGGCGGGCTGGACACCTTCATCACCGCCCGCCTGCCCAAGGGCATCCTCGTCGGTGGGGTCGATCAGATCGAGCTGAACCTGGCGGGGCTGAACTACTTCCAACCGGGCCGGTCCAGTGAGTTCCTGGTGACACCGGTCCGGGTGGTGTGTGCCAACACCCAAGCCGCCGCACTGGGACACCACCAGTCCCGGTGGGCATTCCGCCACTCCCCGTCCGCCCCGGCCCGGGTGGCCGAGGCCCGGGAAGCCCTCAAGATCACCTTCGACTACGCCGACGCGTTCCACGCCGAAGCCGAGAAGATGATCAAAGAGACGCTGGCGATCAAAAAGTTCGAGGCACTGTGCCGAGAGATCTGGCCCAAACCCGCCGACGACGCGCGCGGTGACGTCAAAGACCGCGACGACCAGTTGACCACGGAGCTGCTGTCCATCTTCAAGGGGGACACCAACTCCAACATCCGCAAGGGCAACCGGGGAAACCACTGGACCGGATTCCAGACCATCGCCGAGTACGTCGACCACTTCGCCCCGGTCCGGGGAGAGGCCCCCGATGCCGCCCGCATCCGCGCCGAACGGGCCATGCTGGGCCGGGGCCGAGACGTCAAGCACCAGGCGTTCAAGCTCTTTCAGGTGGCCGGCTGA
- a CDS encoding helix-turn-helix domain-containing protein, whose product MDENEIGRRIREVRSWRGMALRTAADLAGFSYGYLAQIERGEKPVNSRNVLEAIAFALRVDPSQLTGQPWAPVDTKGKAALATVADVETALEVYERGHDPGVELRPWPELASDIAQLMDLTHVHADYAAQGALVPRLLAELHAAYVRLPERRADVLLALIHCYSSACWTTKRLGGRGLPTIAARLAQECAEELGLPAWIGYATWLRGDATGQLSRDMQYRRCVSMADQLSGALDDADVAQAYGMLQLSAALAAAARADRDTAELHLTEAAGIAARLEAEVGSFAHLWFGRTNVGIWRVGLATEFGDGPKVAEIARDVHPELIPSPSRQAEFWADLGRAMFQDAKSRDQGLTALLRAEELAPQRIRNDVFVREAVSDQLRRARRESGGRELRGLAYRMGVAPNG is encoded by the coding sequence ATGGACGAGAACGAGATCGGTCGGCGGATTCGCGAGGTGCGCTCGTGGCGTGGGATGGCGCTGCGCACGGCCGCGGATCTCGCTGGATTCTCGTATGGCTACTTGGCGCAGATCGAGCGCGGCGAGAAGCCGGTGAACAGCCGCAACGTCCTCGAAGCGATTGCATTCGCGCTGAGGGTCGATCCGTCGCAGTTGACCGGCCAGCCATGGGCGCCGGTTGACACGAAAGGGAAGGCCGCGCTCGCGACCGTTGCCGACGTCGAGACGGCCTTGGAGGTGTACGAGCGCGGACATGATCCCGGTGTCGAGCTGAGGCCGTGGCCGGAGCTTGCCTCCGACATCGCTCAGCTCATGGACCTGACTCACGTTCATGCGGACTATGCGGCGCAAGGTGCGCTCGTTCCGCGCCTGCTCGCTGAGCTGCACGCGGCCTACGTGCGTCTCCCCGAACGCCGCGCCGATGTGCTTCTCGCGCTCATCCACTGCTACAGCTCGGCATGTTGGACAACAAAACGCTTGGGCGGCCGTGGACTTCCGACTATCGCGGCGCGATTGGCACAAGAGTGCGCCGAAGAACTTGGCCTGCCAGCGTGGATCGGCTACGCGACGTGGCTCCGCGGCGATGCCACCGGGCAGCTAAGCCGCGACATGCAGTATCGGCGCTGTGTCAGCATGGCCGACCAACTCTCGGGAGCATTGGACGACGCAGACGTGGCGCAGGCATACGGGATGTTGCAGCTCAGCGCCGCGCTCGCCGCGGCGGCCCGTGCAGACCGCGACACGGCCGAGTTGCATCTCACCGAGGCGGCGGGAATCGCTGCCAGGTTGGAAGCCGAGGTGGGTTCGTTCGCTCATCTCTGGTTCGGGCGAACCAACGTCGGAATCTGGCGTGTCGGATTGGCAACCGAGTTCGGTGACGGGCCGAAGGTTGCGGAGATCGCGCGGGACGTTCACCCCGAACTGATTCCGTCTCCAAGCCGGCAGGCGGAGTTCTGGGCCGACCTTGGCCGGGCGATGTTCCAAGACGCGAAGTCGCGCGATCAGGGGCTTACGGCGTTGCTGCGAGCGGAAGAGTTGGCGCCGCAACGGATCCGCAATGACGTCTTCGTTCGGGAGGCGGTCTCCGACCAGCTTCGCCGTGCACGGCGAGAGTCGGGTGGGCGTGAACTTCGGGGCTTGGCCTATCGCATGGGCGTAGCGCCAAACGGGTGA